In a genomic window of Ipomoea triloba cultivar NCNSP0323 chromosome 3, ASM357664v1:
- the LOC116013652 gene encoding protein IRX15-LIKE, giving the protein MKNNLGTNTKFILLHPYIQKQGGTNRVWILAFVSFFAVAFLLTLFYARDYIPTTSAPVISATSTAAANSPLSKSVARALVHYASNSNNTDRMSYTDIKQISDVLRQCSQPCNFLVFGLTHETLLWQALNHNGRTVFIDENRYYAAYIEEKYPEVEAYDVQYTTKLSEMKDLVSAVKQQVRNECRPVQNLLFSECKLGLNDLPNQLYEIDWDVILIDGPRGYWPEAPGRMSAIFTAGVLARSKKGGNPKTHVLVHDFNQKVDRMVSDEFLCRENLVKSEDMLGHFVLEKMDANCYQFCHSHNTA; this is encoded by the coding sequence ATGAAGAACAATCTTGGCACCAATACCAAGTTTATACTTCTTCACCCTTACATTCAGAAACAGGGTGGTACCAACCGAGTGTGGATTCTGGCTTTTGTTTCATTCTTCGCAGTTGCATTCCTGCTTACCCTCTTCTATGCAAGAGACTACATTCCCACAACCTCTGCTCCTGTTATCTCTGCCACCAGCACAGCTGCTGCCAATTCTCCACTCTCCAAGTCGGTGGCCAGGGCGCTTGTCCATTATGCTTCCAACTCCAACAACACTGACCGCATGTCATACACAGATATCAAACAGATTTCTGATGTCCTCCGCCAGTGCTCTCAGCCCTGTAATTTCCTTGTTTTTGGCCTCACACATGAGACCCTTCTCTGGCAAGCTCTCAACCACAATGGTCGAACAGTATTCATTGATGAAAACAGGTACTACGCTGCTTACATTGAAGAAAAGTACCCAGAAGTTGAAGCCTACGATGTTCAATACACAACCAAATTAAGTGAAATGAAGGATTTAGTTTCAGCAGTCAAACAACAAGTACGCAACGAATGCAGGCCAGTGCAGAACCTACTCTTCTCAGAGTGTAAGCTTGGCCTCAATGATCTTCCTAATCAATTATATGAAATTGATTGGGATGTTATATTGATTGATGGGCCACGAGGGTATTGGCCTGAGGCACCAGGAAGGATGTCAGCAATCTTCACTGCAGGTGTGCTTGCCCGGAGCAAGAAGGGTGGCAACCCGAAAACACATGTTCTAGTGCATGATTTCAATCAGAAAGTGGACAGGATGGTAAGTGATGAGTTCTTGTGCAGGGAAAACTTGGTGAAGTCTGAGGACATGCTGGGGCACTTTGTCCTGGAAAAAATGGATGCTAACTGCTATCAGTTCTGTCACAGCCACAACACAGCATAA